The following coding sequences are from one Fusobacterium varium window:
- the dnaX gene encoding DNA polymerase III subunit gamma/tau, which translates to MHITLYRKYRPKDFEEIAGQKEIVKTLKASLRNGKTSHAYLFTGPRGVGKTTIARLIAKGVNCLKNGVTDEPCNECENCLSINDGSFMDMIEIDAASNRGIDEIRQLKEKINYQPVKGRKKIYIIDEVHMLTKEAFNALLKTLEEPPEHVIFILATTEADKILPTIISRCQRYDFKALSPNEMKEKLKNIATSEGVEVLEEVLDLIYENSGGSMRDATSILERIMITCLGEEISLEKAEQVLGVTPVKKIQEFLEKLLVKDYTSLIKILDNFWKESIEIELFFKDLAKYCKNLMGKSELEPEKGLEIIGAIYDSLNKFKYEEDKRLVGYVAINNLLSIGRGPVITQEKIVERIIEKPVLSIKSEDETTKTEELEKNINFEYILSQWKNIVEEAKKEKITLAAFLISAKPYNLEKNTLIIGFDGENSFAKEQMESPVYNDVLTNVVKKLISPSLKIKYVFLGKRKEKNKNESKLADQIVKFFGGEIIE; encoded by the coding sequence ATGCATATAACATTATATAGAAAATATAGACCTAAAGATTTTGAAGAGATTGCAGGTCAAAAAGAGATAGTAAAAACTTTAAAAGCTTCTTTGAGAAATGGAAAAACTTCTCATGCTTATCTTTTTACTGGACCTAGAGGAGTAGGAAAAACCACTATTGCAAGATTGATAGCTAAAGGTGTAAACTGTTTAAAAAATGGTGTTACAGATGAACCTTGTAATGAATGTGAAAACTGTCTATCAATAAATGATGGTAGCTTTATGGATATGATTGAGATAGATGCTGCTTCTAATAGAGGAATCGATGAGATAAGACAGTTAAAAGAGAAGATAAATTATCAACCTGTTAAAGGAAGAAAAAAGATATATATAATAGATGAAGTACATATGTTAACAAAAGAAGCTTTTAATGCACTATTAAAAACTTTAGAAGAGCCACCTGAACATGTAATATTTATTTTAGCAACAACAGAAGCTGATAAAATTTTACCAACTATTATATCTAGATGTCAAAGATATGATTTTAAAGCTCTTTCTCCTAATGAGATGAAAGAGAAGTTAAAAAATATAGCTACATCAGAAGGAGTAGAGGTTCTTGAAGAGGTATTAGATTTAATCTATGAAAACTCTGGTGGAAGTATGAGAGATGCTACATCTATTCTAGAGAGAATAATGATAACTTGCTTAGGAGAAGAGATCTCTTTAGAGAAGGCAGAACAGGTATTGGGAGTAACTCCAGTAAAAAAGATACAGGAATTTTTAGAAAAGTTATTAGTTAAAGATTATACAAGTTTAATAAAAATCTTAGATAATTTTTGGAAAGAATCTATTGAAATTGAATTATTCTTTAAAGATTTAGCAAAGTATTGTAAAAATTTAATGGGAAAATCAGAATTAGAACCAGAGAAAGGGTTAGAGATAATAGGAGCTATATATGATTCTCTAAATAAATTCAAATATGAAGAGGATAAAAGACTTGTTGGATATGTAGCTATAAATAATCTTTTAAGTATTGGTAGAGGTCCTGTAATTACTCAAGAAAAGATTGTAGAGAGAATTATTGAAAAGCCTGTATTAAGTATTAAATCAGAAGATGAAACTACTAAAACAGAGGAGCTAGAAAAGAATATTAACTTTGAATATATATTAAGTCAATGGAAGAACATAGTAGAAGAAGCAAAAAAAGAGAAGATAACTTTGGCAGCTTTTTTAATAAGTGCAAAGCCATATAATCTAGAAAAAAATACTTTAATTATAGGTTTTGATGGAGAAAATAGTTTTGCAAAAGAGCAGATGGAAAGTCCAGTTTACAATGATGTTTTAACAAATGTTGTAAAAAAATTGATAAGTCCTTCTCTAAAGATAAAATATGTATTCTTAGGAAAGAGAAAAGAAAAGAATAAAAATGAAAGCAAATTAGCAGACCAGATAGTAAAGTTTTTTGGTGGAGAGATAATAGAATAA
- a CDS encoding biopolymer transporter ExbD has protein sequence MKIERTKRRGKGELTLEITPLIDVVFLLLIFFLVATTFEDINSGIKIELPQSTIREIKDIKEIQIAIDKNKNMVLNYKEKGKTQKVNVNKENLKAELEEKFKNSNEKNVVISADKKLDYGYIVEIMTISKEAGASSLDIDTASSK, from the coding sequence ATGAAAATAGAGAGAACAAAGAGAAGAGGAAAGGGAGAGTTAACTCTTGAGATAACTCCATTGATAGACGTTGTATTTCTTTTGCTTATCTTTTTCTTAGTTGCAACTACTTTTGAAGATATCAATAGTGGAATAAAGATAGAATTACCACAATCTACAATAAGAGAGATAAAAGATATAAAAGAGATACAAATTGCTATTGATAAAAATAAAAATATGGTTTTAAATTATAAGGAAAAAGGAAAAACTCAGAAGGTTAATGTAAATAAGGAAAATTTAAAAGCTGAACTTGAAGAAAAATTTAAAAATAGCAATGAAAAAAATGTGGTTATAAGTGCTGATAAAAAATTAGATTATGGATATATAGTAGAGATAATGACTATTTCAAAAGAAGCTGGAGCTAGCTCGTTAGATATTGATACTGCAAGCAGTAAATAA
- a CDS encoding MotA/TolQ/ExbB proton channel family protein, with protein MYWLKNGGILMYFILAMSILGLFVVIERAIYFKVQEKDSFNKINPELRQLIEKGAIKEAIVLLNTKRSSTAKVLKDILIQLYKSNNRDPIALEEKGKESAMAQIPLLEKHMWMLSLTAHITPLLGLLGTVTGMIKAFQAVSIHGTGDASVLAKGISEALFTTAGGLFVAIPATIFYNYFNKKIDEKINDMEKTSTELINYFRR; from the coding sequence ATGTATTGGTTAAAAAATGGTGGAATTTTAATGTATTTTATTTTGGCTATGTCTATTTTAGGGTTATTTGTAGTAATTGAAAGAGCTATATATTTTAAAGTTCAAGAAAAAGATAGCTTTAATAAGATCAATCCAGAATTGAGACAGCTTATAGAAAAAGGTGCTATTAAAGAGGCGATTGTTTTATTAAATACAAAAAGATCTTCAACTGCAAAGGTGTTAAAAGATATTTTAATTCAGTTATATAAAAGTAACAATAGAGATCCTATAGCACTTGAGGAAAAAGGAAAAGAGAGTGCTATGGCACAGATACCACTGTTAGAAAAACATATGTGGATGTTATCTTTAACAGCTCATATTACACCATTATTAGGACTTTTAGGAACAGTAACAGGAATGATAAAAGCTTTCCAAGCAGTATCAATTCATGGAACTGGAGATGCTTCAGTACTAGCTAAAGGGATATCAGAGGCACTATTTACAACTGCTGGGGGATTGTTTGTTGCTATACCAGCTACTATTTTTTACAACTATTTTAATAAAAAGATAGATGAAAAAATAAATGACATGGAAAAAACAAGTACTGAACTTATAAACTACTTCAGAAGATAG
- a CDS encoding sigma-54-dependent Fis family transcriptional regulator: MVLLGFRLDKSLKDDLESNFENELTFAENITDFIEYLKNKKYETIVIEEKNLQEEALINLIKKVGEYQKRGVIIILGETSNLKVVAGSMKAGAYDYILKPVDNTTIIKIIEKSVKDYKLLAERVDKHKSSGDKLIGQTKEIVELYKMIGKVANSTVPVLVIGEKGTGKTSVAKSIHQFSDCSGQPLISINCLSFQNELLERKMFGYEKGAFTGAVFTQIGDLEKANGGTLHLGNIESLSLDMQSKILYFLEEGEFFRMGGADPIKSSVRVIASTCENLEELINQGKFIDELYRKLRVLEVNIPPLRERKDDIPLIVDHYLIECNEELHKTIKGVSKPALKKMMRYDWPGNVNELKNAVKSAVALCRGGSILIEDLPSNVLGTKVTKRKGDAQTDALKEWVKVEMENYKNSSQKGYYGHIISKVEKELIHQVLEMTNGKKVETAEILGITRNTLRTKMSNYGLE, translated from the coding sequence TTGGTTCTTTTAGGTTTTAGATTAGATAAAAGTTTGAAAGATGATTTAGAAAGTAATTTTGAAAATGAATTAACTTTTGCAGAAAATATAACAGATTTTATTGAATATTTAAAAAATAAAAAATATGAAACTATAGTTATAGAGGAAAAAAATCTTCAAGAAGAGGCTTTAATCAATTTAATAAAAAAAGTTGGAGAGTACCAAAAAAGAGGGGTAATCATAATTCTTGGAGAGACTTCTAATTTAAAAGTTGTTGCAGGAAGTATGAAAGCAGGAGCTTATGATTATATTTTAAAGCCTGTGGATAATACAACAATAATTAAAATTATTGAAAAATCAGTGAAAGATTATAAGCTTTTAGCTGAAAGAGTGGACAAACATAAGAGCTCAGGAGATAAACTTATAGGGCAAACTAAAGAGATAGTTGAGCTATATAAGATGATAGGAAAAGTAGCAAATAGTACAGTACCAGTTTTAGTAATAGGAGAAAAGGGAACAGGAAAAACAAGTGTAGCTAAATCTATACATCAATTTAGTGACTGTTCTGGACAACCTTTAATAAGTATAAACTGTTTATCTTTCCAAAATGAACTTTTAGAAAGAAAGATGTTTGGTTATGAAAAAGGTGCATTTACAGGAGCAGTTTTTACACAAATTGGAGATTTAGAAAAAGCTAATGGGGGAACACTTCATCTAGGAAATATAGAATCACTAAGCTTAGATATGCAATCTAAAATTTTATATTTCTTAGAAGAGGGAGAGTTCTTTAGAATGGGTGGAGCTGACCCTATAAAAAGTAGTGTAAGAGTTATAGCTAGTACTTGTGAAAATTTGGAAGAGTTAATCAATCAAGGAAAATTTATAGATGAACTTTATAGAAAGTTAAGAGTACTAGAAGTTAATATTCCACCTTTAAGAGAGAGAAAAGATGATATTCCTTTAATTGTAGACCACTATTTAATAGAGTGTAATGAGGAATTACATAAGACTATAAAAGGTGTTAGTAAACCAGCTTTAAAGAAGATGATGAGATATGATTGGCCTGGCAATGTAAATGAGTTAAAAAATGCTGTAAAATCAGCTGTTGCTCTATGTAGAGGGGGATCAATCTTAATTGAAGATCTACCAAGCAATGTTTTAGGAACAAAGGTTACTAAGAGAAAAGGTGATGCTCAAACAGATGCACTTAAAGAGTGGGTTAAGGTTGAGATGGAAAATTATAAAAATAGTAGCCAAAAAGGTTATTATGGACATATAATATCTAAAGTTGAAAAAGAATTGATACATCAAGTTTTAGAAATGACAAATGGTAAAAAAGTAGAAACTGCAGAGATCTTAGGAATTACTAGAAATACTTTAAGAACTAAGATGAGTAACTACGGTTTGGAGTAG
- a CDS encoding TonB family protein — MKKTDYVSLGLSVLINLLILLVIPGLSVETIVDKKIKVGLVAYDNNKSLKMEGKKNSNTKTKNMTAEPKKETPKKEVQKEIKKETTNKNNTSAQVKKQENITKEKKKPTLSDIAKSISGPEIDILSSVNNPVISKKSKSKSETKRIETLKEDITNSGLAKENIDISTENSELKDEKFLTTDEKKLAFNSEEGNDLEFERILKAEGDAEGLPSGYRLGTEDGNIVARWDNSNMEPVYPESAQLKGLHGTVRIRMNIDEYGNVTSLFLEKGSGVPEINSAIEEIGRTWKIYLSKNGMNVKGDVILEYNFTLRGKN, encoded by the coding sequence ATGAAAAAAACGGATTATGTAAGTTTAGGTCTTTCTGTTCTCATAAATTTACTGATACTGTTAGTAATACCAGGTCTTTCAGTGGAAACAATAGTTGATAAGAAGATAAAAGTTGGATTAGTTGCATATGATAATAATAAAAGTTTAAAGATGGAAGGTAAAAAAAATAGTAACACTAAAACAAAAAATATGACAGCTGAACCTAAAAAAGAAACTCCTAAAAAAGAGGTACAAAAGGAGATAAAGAAAGAGACAACTAATAAAAATAATACTTCTGCTCAAGTAAAAAAACAAGAGAATATTACTAAAGAAAAGAAAAAACCTACATTAAGTGATATTGCTAAAAGTATTTCAGGACCAGAAATAGATATACTTTCAAGTGTTAATAATCCTGTTATATCCAAAAAAAGCAAAAGTAAAAGTGAAACAAAAAGAATAGAGACTTTAAAAGAGGATATAACAAACAGTGGATTAGCTAAAGAAAATATTGATATTTCCACAGAGAATTCAGAATTAAAAGATGAGAAGTTTTTAACAACAGATGAAAAAAAATTAGCTTTTAACTCTGAAGAGGGAAATGACTTAGAATTTGAAAGAATATTAAAAGCAGAAGGGGATGCTGAAGGACTACCTAGTGGATATAGATTAGGAACAGAAGATGGAAATATAGTAGCAAGATGGGACAACTCAAATATGGAGCCTGTATATCCAGAAAGTGCTCAACTTAAAGGACTTCATGGAACTGTTAGAATTCGTATGAATATTGATGAATATGGAAATGTAACTTCACTATTTTTAGAGAAAGGTAGCGGGGTTCCTGAGATTAACAGTGCAATAGAAGAGATAGGAAGAACATGGAAGATCTATTTGAGTAAAAATGGAATGAACGTTAAAGGTGATGTTATATTGGAATATAATTTTACTTTGAGAGGAAAAAATTAA